From one Candidatus Binataceae bacterium genomic stretch:
- the aspS gene encoding aspartate--tRNA ligase has translation MSPTDSYTPIPPWPRSHYCGTLRATDEGREVALWGWVAARRDHGGVIFIDLRDREGIVQLVFKPESEAAGARAAAGAARAEFYLAAKGWVVRRSDNTINPQLPTGEIEIIVASAEILSASAALPFQLGAGAENTAEEVRLKYRYLDLRRPEMQDNLRRRHQALRGARAWLDGQGFIEVETPILCRATPEGARDYLVPSRVNPGKFYALPQSPQLFKQLLMVGGFDRYYQIARCFRDEDLRANRQPEFSQIDIEMTGPRLDDIMGVAEGMMASIYEYALGVKLAPPFIRMPFEEAQERFGSDKPDLRFELELKNLTAAFAGTSFKVFAEVLERGESIYALALPAEYQLSRRELDELVEMLRAQKSLGLAWAKTVESGWQGPLARHISAAERQAAERAAGLAAGGTLLIMAGPQALVRPILGDLRLQLAGKFELRDASALKFLWIVDFPLFEYSEEQRRMTSVNHPFTAPRPEDLHLLESDPAQARALAYDLVLNGQEMGGGSIRIHNPELQLKVFELLGLGREEAVSRFGFLIDALGYGAPPHGGIAFGVDRIAMMVCGANSLRDVMAFPKTQKAVDPMSGAPSEVEAHQLKELSIKVAL, from the coding sequence AGTCATTACTGCGGAACGCTGCGCGCAACCGATGAAGGCCGCGAAGTCGCGCTCTGGGGCTGGGTCGCGGCGCGCCGCGACCACGGCGGCGTGATCTTCATCGATTTGCGCGATCGCGAAGGGATCGTGCAGCTCGTCTTCAAGCCCGAGAGCGAGGCGGCAGGAGCGCGTGCGGCCGCGGGGGCGGCGCGCGCCGAGTTCTATCTCGCGGCCAAGGGCTGGGTCGTCAGGCGCTCCGACAATACGATCAATCCGCAGTTGCCGACCGGCGAAATTGAAATCATCGTCGCGTCGGCGGAGATCCTGAGCGCGTCGGCGGCGCTGCCCTTTCAGTTGGGCGCTGGGGCGGAGAACACCGCGGAGGAGGTGCGGCTCAAGTACCGTTATCTCGATCTGCGCCGGCCCGAGATGCAGGATAATTTGCGCCGGCGTCATCAGGCGCTACGCGGGGCGCGCGCGTGGCTCGACGGGCAGGGCTTTATCGAGGTCGAAACGCCGATCCTGTGCCGGGCGACGCCCGAAGGGGCGCGCGATTACCTGGTGCCGAGCCGTGTCAATCCCGGCAAATTCTACGCGCTCCCGCAATCGCCGCAGTTGTTCAAGCAACTGCTGATGGTCGGCGGCTTCGATCGCTACTACCAGATCGCGCGATGTTTTCGCGATGAAGACTTGCGCGCGAACCGCCAGCCCGAGTTCAGCCAGATCGATATCGAGATGACCGGGCCGCGACTCGACGACATCATGGGCGTCGCCGAAGGCATGATGGCGTCGATCTACGAATACGCGCTGGGCGTCAAACTCGCGCCGCCATTCATTCGGATGCCGTTTGAAGAAGCGCAGGAGCGGTTCGGCTCCGACAAGCCGGACCTGCGGTTTGAGCTCGAGCTGAAGAATCTGACTGCCGCCTTTGCCGGAACCTCGTTTAAGGTTTTCGCGGAAGTGCTGGAGCGCGGCGAATCGATTTACGCGCTCGCGCTGCCCGCCGAGTATCAACTCTCGCGGCGCGAGCTCGACGAGCTGGTCGAGATGCTGCGCGCGCAAAAGAGTCTCGGTCTGGCCTGGGCCAAAACCGTCGAAAGCGGATGGCAGGGACCGCTCGCGCGCCATATCAGCGCGGCGGAGCGCCAAGCTGCGGAGCGCGCGGCGGGACTCGCGGCGGGCGGCACGTTGCTTATCATGGCCGGGCCGCAAGCGTTGGTGCGGCCGATTCTCGGCGACTTGCGATTGCAGCTTGCGGGCAAGTTCGAGCTGCGCGACGCCTCCGCGCTCAAGTTTCTCTGGATCGTGGATTTCCCGCTCTTCGAATACAGCGAGGAACAACGGCGTATGACGTCGGTTAACCATCCGTTTACCGCTCCCCGGCCTGAGGATTTGCATTTGCTCGAAAGCGATCCCGCGCAAGCCCGCGCTCTGGCCTATGACCTGGTGTTGAACGGACAGGAGATGGGCGGCGGCTCGATTCGTATCCACAACCCCGAGCTTCAACTCAAGGTTTTCGAGCTTCTCGGACTCGGGCGCGAGGAGGCGGTGAGCAGATTCGGCTTTCTGATCGACGCTCTTGGATACGGCGCGCCGCCTCACGGCGGAATCGCGTTCGGGGTGGACCGGATCGCGATGATGGTTTGCGGCGCCAACTCGCTGCGCGACGTGATGGCCTTTCCCAAAACGCAGAAGGCGGTCGATCCGATGAGTGGCGCGCCCTCAGAGGTCGAGGCGCATCAGCTAAAAGAGCTGTCGATCAAGGTGGCGCTGTGA
- the nadA gene encoding quinolinate synthase NadA has translation MNLQTVIDGAALHRKLGVLHDSAYTVELCDQYVDTIAEIHRLKAERQAVVLAHNYQRPEIFEVADFIGDSLELARKAREVRNADVIVFCGVHFMAETAKVFNPERKVLIPDLRAGCSLADAVTAEALAERKAELVELYPDLKVVSYVNCTADVKALSDACCTSANAAQIVNAIDSENILFVPDQNLANYVQTQTRKRIISWDGNCYVHHQITAEEVEKVRSGIPGLVVLAHPECRKDVLALADAVLSTSAMVRYAQESPADKFLIVTECGLSDRLLMEIPEKHFYKACKLCRYMKMITLEGTRDSLEHLRYEITLSEEVREGARRALERMLELSA, from the coding sequence ATGAACCTGCAAACTGTTATCGACGGCGCCGCGCTCCATCGCAAGCTGGGGGTCCTGCACGACTCGGCCTACACAGTCGAACTCTGCGACCAGTACGTTGATACGATCGCGGAAATCCATCGACTCAAGGCCGAGCGCCAGGCGGTGGTGCTGGCGCACAACTATCAGCGGCCGGAAATTTTCGAGGTGGCGGACTTTATTGGCGATTCGCTGGAGCTGGCCCGCAAGGCCCGCGAGGTGCGCAATGCCGACGTCATCGTTTTTTGCGGAGTGCATTTCATGGCCGAGACCGCCAAGGTCTTCAATCCCGAGCGCAAGGTGCTGATTCCGGATTTGCGCGCGGGATGCTCGCTGGCTGACGCCGTTACGGCCGAGGCGCTGGCCGAGCGCAAGGCGGAGCTGGTCGAGCTTTATCCGGACCTGAAAGTGGTCTCTTACGTGAACTGCACGGCCGACGTGAAGGCGCTCTCCGACGCCTGCTGCACCTCGGCCAACGCCGCGCAAATCGTCAACGCGATCGATTCCGAGAATATCCTGTTCGTGCCCGATCAGAATCTCGCCAACTATGTTCAGACCCAGACCCGCAAGCGGATAATTTCATGGGACGGTAACTGTTACGTCCATCATCAGATAACCGCGGAAGAGGTAGAGAAGGTGCGAAGCGGCATCCCCGGGCTTGTCGTGCTGGCTCATCCGGAGTGCCGCAAGGATGTGCTGGCGTTGGCCGACGCGGTGCTTTCGACCAGCGCGATGGTTCGTTATGCGCAGGAAAGCCCGGCAGACAAATTCCTGATTGTGACTGAGTGCGGGTTGTCCGATCGCTTGTTGATGGAGATTCCGGAAAAACATTTTTATAAGGCCTGCAAGCTCTGCCGCTATATGAAGATGATCACCCTCGAGGGCACGCGTGACTCGCTTGAGCATCTGCGCTACGAGATCACGCTCTCGGAGGAAGTTCGCGAGGGCGCCCGCCGCGCGCTCGAACGGATGCTCGAACTGAGCGCGTAG
- a CDS encoding DUF2934 domain-containing protein has translation MSENTFEQVRERAYAIWAREGKPEGRELEHWFRAEQELAQQLPNDSQIDAMEITEEREHLREMEEATGHEIANQPPRKKKIASQQP, from the coding sequence ATGAGTGAGAATACTTTCGAACAGGTGCGGGAACGCGCCTACGCTATCTGGGCGCGCGAAGGTAAACCTGAAGGCCGGGAACTTGAGCATTGGTTCCGGGCGGAGCAGGAATTGGCTCAGCAATTGCCCAACGACAGCCAAATCGACGCGATGGAAATCACCGAGGAGCGCGAGCATCTGCGTGAGATGGAAGAGGCCACAGGCCACGAAATTGCGAACCAGCCGCCGCGGAAAAAGAAGATAGCCTCGCAGCAGCCCTGA
- a CDS encoding CYCXC family (seleno)protein, translating into MVVGGVVIALLTLVSATIYRVRLAPSAAAEQALTLDPKQFEGDTRMAYEVAKAHPDLLAQLDCYCGCEQHEGHKNLLDCFRTNHGAGCDTCVGEAVAAGKLADGGMPVDQIRQALHDRYAHGS; encoded by the coding sequence TTGGTCGTCGGAGGCGTCGTTATCGCGCTGCTGACGCTGGTGAGCGCCACCATCTATCGCGTCCGGCTGGCGCCCAGCGCCGCCGCGGAGCAGGCGCTCACGCTCGATCCCAAGCAGTTCGAGGGCGATACGCGAATGGCTTATGAGGTTGCCAAGGCGCATCCCGACCTGCTCGCCCAGCTCGACTGTTACTGCGGCTGCGAGCAGCACGAAGGGCACAAAAACCTTCTCGATTGTTTTCGCACCAATCACGGCGCCGGCTGCGACACCTGCGTCGGCGAGGCGGTAGCGGCGGGCAAACTCGCTGACGGCGGGATGCCGGTCGATCAGATTCGCCAGGCTTTGCACGATCGGTACGCCCACGGGAGTTGA
- a CDS encoding HAMP domain-containing sensor histidine kinase, with the protein MRIPALNLKAKLIALMVTLLALTLGAEILVSLRTQDTIVRTTEKKVQDLASVIQISVQELSSVGATDRDRLQSFVGKLHTNGLEVSIASNQELIINSSNPRLIGAALNPDVVRSLMHLRNKNPHEPVAVPGVRLGLANGQSTVYFIPVEVEDHLLGYIQVVADFSDFDQPLRDYRWRLVTIGFAIFALGLVFVYVLADRYVDPIHAVADAAQNIEARGFAPVPEARRRDEIGLLTRSFNGMLAQLRHAREREQELNRLERFTALGQLAGALAHEIKNPMNFISLALDRLRARYAPPADSGREDFLHQIAIMKDEIRRLAEMVQTFLQYGQPIEIHPAPTDMRQLVDGVLALSESKLRSQAIELVERGDAGRVTLNVDAEKLRTCFVNVVVNAVQAMPDGGRLTVDFSRNNGNLVLTFADSGGGIEEEIAGRVFEPFFTTKREGIGLGLFFSKAIVEKHGGSVTIGANQPPPGARVTFSFPLGGIQH; encoded by the coding sequence ATGCGCATCCCCGCGCTTAACCTCAAAGCCAAACTGATCGCCCTGATGGTGACGCTGCTCGCGTTGACCCTGGGCGCAGAAATTCTGGTCAGCTTGCGGACACAGGACACCATCGTCCGGACCACCGAGAAAAAGGTTCAGGACCTGGCCAGCGTGATTCAGATCAGTGTGCAGGAGCTCTCCTCGGTCGGCGCGACCGATCGCGATCGCCTGCAGAGCTTCGTCGGCAAGCTCCACACCAACGGCCTCGAAGTCTCGATCGCCTCCAACCAGGAGTTGATCATCAACAGCTCGAACCCGCGCCTGATTGGCGCAGCGCTGAATCCCGATGTCGTGCGCAGCCTGATGCATTTACGCAACAAAAATCCGCACGAACCGGTGGCGGTGCCCGGCGTCAGGCTCGGACTGGCGAACGGACAGAGCACGGTCTACTTCATCCCGGTCGAGGTCGAGGATCATCTGCTCGGCTACATCCAGGTGGTGGCGGACTTCAGCGACTTTGACCAGCCGTTGCGCGATTATCGCTGGCGGCTGGTGACGATCGGGTTTGCGATCTTCGCCCTCGGCCTGGTCTTTGTCTATGTGCTCGCTGACCGCTACGTCGATCCGATCCACGCGGTCGCCGATGCCGCGCAGAATATCGAGGCGCGCGGCTTCGCGCCGGTGCCGGAAGCGCGTCGGCGCGACGAGATCGGTCTGCTCACGCGCAGCTTCAACGGGATGCTCGCGCAACTGCGCCACGCCCGCGAGCGCGAACAGGAGCTGAACCGGCTCGAGCGTTTCACGGCGCTCGGCCAGCTCGCCGGCGCGCTGGCCCACGAGATCAAGAACCCTATGAATTTCATCAGTCTCGCGCTCGATCGCCTGCGCGCCCGCTATGCGCCGCCGGCCGACAGTGGCCGCGAGGATTTCCTCCATCAGATCGCCATCATGAAGGATGAGATTCGGCGGCTGGCGGAAATGGTGCAGACCTTCCTGCAATACGGCCAGCCCATCGAAATCCATCCGGCGCCGACCGATATGCGCCAGTTGGTTGACGGCGTGCTCGCGCTCAGCGAATCCAAGCTCAGGAGCCAGGCGATCGAACTCGTCGAGCGCGGCGACGCCGGCCGCGTGACTCTGAACGTTGACGCCGAGAAGCTGCGCACCTGCTTCGTCAACGTCGTCGTCAACGCGGTGCAGGCAATGCCCGATGGCGGGCGGCTGACGGTCGATTTCAGCCGCAACAACGGCAATCTGGTCCTGACCTTCGCCGATAGCGGCGGCGGGATTGAAGAGGAGATCGCGGGACGGGTTTTCGAGCCGTTTTTCACGACCAAGCGCGAAGGTATCGGCCTGGGGCTGTTTTTCTCCAAGGCGATCGTCGAAAAGCACGGCGGCAGCGTAACGATCGGAGCCAACCAGCCGCCGCCCGGCGCGCGCGTCACTTTCAGCTTTCCGCTCGGCGGCATACAACATTAA
- a CDS encoding DedA family protein: MSGLVSHYIQHFSYAGLFLTLLLCGLGLPVPEDLALLTGGFLVYRGITSYPLTLAISFVGVVVGDNCLYFLGRRFGTGLVSYIKIWPDSHRRLERLKRFMDRHGHLAIFYARFLAGARALVYVTAGSLGIDFGRFVLYDSLGALISVPIVVTLGYRFGAQIEHALAYIGGVQRIIWVVLIAVALFLASRAFISRGAPRAGSELTP, from the coding sequence TTGAGCGGCCTGGTCTCCCATTACATCCAGCACTTCAGCTACGCCGGGCTGTTTCTGACCTTACTGCTATGCGGTCTGGGCTTGCCGGTGCCGGAGGATTTGGCGTTGCTGACCGGCGGATTCCTGGTTTATCGCGGCATCACCAGCTATCCGCTGACGCTGGCGATTTCGTTCGTCGGCGTGGTGGTCGGGGATAACTGTCTCTACTTCCTGGGCCGGCGTTTCGGCACGGGACTGGTTTCGTACATCAAAATCTGGCCCGATTCACACCGGCGGCTCGAACGCCTCAAACGCTTTATGGATCGTCATGGCCATCTGGCGATCTTTTATGCCCGTTTTCTTGCGGGCGCGCGGGCGCTGGTCTATGTCACGGCAGGATCGCTGGGGATCGATTTTGGCCGCTTCGTGCTTTACGACAGCCTGGGCGCGCTCATCTCGGTGCCGATCGTCGTGACTCTTGGCTACCGGTTTGGTGCGCAGATCGAGCACGCGCTGGCGTATATCGGCGGGGTGCAGCGGATTATCTGGGTGGTCTTGATTGCGGTCGCGTTATTTCTGGCGTCGCGCGCGTTTATCTCGCGCGGCGCGCCGCGGGCCGGCTCCGAGCTGACGCCCTGA
- a CDS encoding GNAT family N-acetyltransferase, translating to MTIQPNSGAWSYRCDKLLRDGTLVTVRSIRPEDNQLLARHFELLSPDSRYRRFFGLRHAIEPHELDRLTAPEYPKHIALIAVVTDAAGAPLIIGDARCVATDQPGEAELAMSVLDKYQGLGVGSLLVRHLSRCAQQAGFQRLTTDTLASNAPALRMLVRGGFTSVARSDGICTFVHALTPDTTAALADSLGYASGVGFLSPSRS from the coding sequence ATGACCATTCAGCCTAACAGCGGGGCGTGGAGCTATCGTTGCGATAAACTTTTGCGCGATGGTACGCTCGTGACAGTGCGTTCGATTCGCCCTGAGGATAACCAGCTTCTTGCTCGTCACTTCGAACTGCTCAGTCCCGATTCTCGATACAGACGGTTTTTCGGACTGCGCCATGCGATTGAGCCTCATGAACTGGATCGGCTCACGGCACCCGAATACCCCAAGCACATTGCACTCATCGCGGTAGTAACCGATGCGGCCGGGGCACCGTTGATCATCGGCGACGCGCGCTGTGTCGCCACCGATCAGCCGGGCGAGGCAGAACTCGCGATGAGTGTTCTCGATAAATATCAAGGACTGGGCGTCGGTTCGCTATTGGTGCGGCACCTCAGCCGCTGCGCCCAACAGGCCGGCTTTCAGCGTCTCACGACGGATACGCTCGCCTCCAATGCTCCGGCCCTGCGGATGCTGGTGCGGGGAGGCTTCACTTCAGTAGCCCGCTCCGACGGCATCTGCACGTTCGTGCACGCGCTGACCCCCGACACGACCGCGGCTCTCGCCGACAGCCTCGGCTACGCCTCCGGTGTCGGCTTTTTGAGTCCCAGCCGCTC
- a CDS encoding NUDIX domain-containing protein, translating to MPIRTQLGQPAEAGLRRRRADARPKVAVDVVPFAIRDRRLKCYLVELRVGATAGKWAFPGRLIRVGEMLDEAARGELELSTGIRATYLEQLRTFGDPTRDPQAHVVSVGYLALSGSSMGPGCGAQKYPGGQWFEAAALPPLAYDHGLMAACALERLKAKLEYTNIACNLLPETFTFAELEELYATVLERDLDRRNFRRRIFAMSLLRRLPQTRRGQGRPAALYEFARRDLQAIEML from the coding sequence GTGCCAATCCGAACGCAGCTCGGGCAACCGGCGGAGGCGGGTCTTCGCCGACGCCGCGCCGACGCCCGCCCGAAGGTTGCCGTGGACGTCGTGCCGTTTGCGATCCGCGACCGGCGGCTCAAATGCTATTTGGTGGAACTGCGCGTCGGCGCCACGGCGGGAAAATGGGCCTTTCCGGGACGGCTGATTCGCGTCGGCGAGATGCTTGACGAAGCGGCGCGCGGCGAGCTCGAACTTTCGACCGGGATCCGCGCCACTTATCTGGAGCAATTGCGCACTTTTGGCGATCCGACCCGCGACCCGCAGGCTCACGTCGTCTCCGTCGGCTATCTCGCGCTGAGTGGCAGTTCGATGGGACCGGGTTGCGGCGCGCAAAAATACCCTGGTGGGCAGTGGTTCGAGGCCGCTGCGTTGCCGCCATTGGCGTACGATCACGGATTGATGGCGGCCTGCGCGCTTGAGCGGCTCAAGGCCAAGCTCGAATATACGAATATCGCTTGCAATCTCTTGCCCGAGACCTTCACTTTTGCGGAACTCGAAGAGCTCTATGCGACCGTGCTCGAGCGCGATCTCGATCGCCGCAACTTCCGCCGCCGGATCTTCGCGATGAGCCTGCTGCGGCGGCTGCCGCAAACGCGCCGCGGGCAGGGCCGGCCTGCGGCGCTCTATGAATTCGCACGCCGCGATTTGCAGGCCATCGAAATGCTATAA
- a CDS encoding IS1595 family transposase, producing the protein MSKVNRNNPIRSGASESTYSRMEFERQFPDDATCLEFLVEKLYPSGIYCSKCEKVTKHHRESKRPAYKCQHCGRHEHPMRGTIFENSATSLKLWFTAIFLMSATRCGISAKQLERELGVTYKCAWRIFKQVRSMLDEDDSPKLSGKIEMDESFFGGLEKNKHANKRQHLGTGGTGKAAVFGMVERKGRVVAKVVPNTGSASLMPHVIERTMPTSTVFTDEWVAYNPLERLGYQHKRVHHATKVYVSGDAHTNTIEGFWSLTKNGIRGVYHNVGRDYLQSYLDEYAFRFNRRPSLGRHNMFAAFVSRIKKSA; encoded by the coding sequence ATGAGCAAGGTCAATCGCAACAATCCGATTCGGTCTGGCGCTTCTGAAAGCACCTATTCTCGCATGGAATTCGAGCGGCAATTCCCTGATGACGCAACGTGCCTCGAATTCTTGGTTGAGAAGCTTTATCCAAGCGGCATCTATTGCTCTAAATGCGAGAAGGTCACGAAGCATCATCGCGAAAGCAAACGACCAGCTTACAAGTGCCAGCATTGCGGACGACATGAGCATCCGATGCGCGGCACGATATTCGAGAATTCGGCTACCTCGCTCAAGCTCTGGTTCACAGCGATCTTCTTGATGTCGGCCACTCGATGCGGCATTAGCGCAAAGCAGCTTGAGCGAGAGCTCGGCGTTACCTACAAATGCGCGTGGCGTATCTTCAAACAAGTCCGTTCGATGCTCGATGAAGATGATAGCCCCAAGCTGTCGGGCAAAATTGAAATGGACGAAAGCTTTTTCGGCGGCTTGGAAAAAAACAAACACGCGAATAAGCGCCAACACCTTGGGACGGGCGGAACGGGCAAAGCCGCCGTTTTTGGCATGGTTGAACGTAAGGGTCGCGTGGTCGCGAAGGTCGTCCCGAACACTGGCAGCGCCTCGCTTATGCCTCATGTCATCGAGCGTACGATGCCCACGAGCACAGTTTTTACCGATGAATGGGTCGCTTACAACCCGCTTGAACGGCTCGGCTACCAGCACAAACGCGTTCACCACGCGACCAAGGTCTACGTCTCTGGCGACGCGCACACGAACACTATCGAAGGATTCTGGAGTCTCACTAAGAACGGTATTCGTGGCGTTTATCATAACGTTGGACGCGACTACTTGCAGAGCTATCTGGACGAATATGCCTTCCGGTTCAATCGTCGTCCGAGTCTTGGGCGACACAATATGTTTGCGGCATTTGTTTCACGCATTAAGAAATCCGCTTAG
- a CDS encoding sigma-54 dependent transcriptional regulator produces the protein MAQASVLVVEDNDRERQITAETLREEGFAVEEAVNGRRALEQLQLSRFDVVLTDLMMPGLTGEELLLIVKEQHPATQVVVLTAHGSIDSAVKATKDGAFNYLTKPTDRETLVIAITRAAELANEKQENLLLRREVAGKLQIEGIIGQDPAIHEIIRMVQKIAPSNSTVLIQGESGTGKEVIARAIHRLSPRGTRPFVAINCSAIPETLIENELFGHERGAFTGATERKIGLIESADKSTLFLDEIADLGISVQAKLLRVLQEREVRRVGGNESVRVDVRLLSASNRNLADEVAEERFREDLYYRVNVVTITLPPLRERRADIPLLANHTLARFTHLADGRTKELSREAMEVLIDYAWPGNVRQLESALERAILLCEGDKILPRDLPQEVLQRRAAGRADKARISDRFEIPAEGINFERFERDLIIQSMEKNDWVIAKAAKMLGMSYRTLQYRLDKFGLGKPDGKGGAPPEPAKA, from the coding sequence ATGGCGCAGGCTTCCGTACTGGTCGTCGAGGATAACGACCGCGAGCGTCAAATCACGGCCGAGACCCTGCGCGAGGAGGGTTTCGCGGTCGAGGAGGCGGTCAACGGCCGCCGCGCTCTCGAACAGCTGCAACTCAGCCGCTTCGACGTCGTCCTCACCGACCTGATGATGCCCGGGCTCACCGGCGAAGAGCTGTTGCTCATAGTCAAGGAGCAGCATCCCGCAACGCAGGTGGTCGTGCTGACGGCGCACGGTTCGATCGACAGCGCCGTCAAGGCGACCAAAGACGGCGCCTTCAACTACCTGACCAAGCCGACCGATCGCGAGACGCTGGTAATCGCGATTACGCGCGCGGCCGAGCTCGCGAACGAAAAGCAGGAAAATCTGCTGCTGCGCCGCGAAGTCGCCGGCAAGCTCCAAATCGAGGGCATCATCGGCCAGGATCCGGCGATCCATGAGATTATCCGCATGGTCCAGAAGATCGCGCCGTCCAACTCGACCGTCCTGATTCAGGGCGAGAGCGGCACGGGCAAGGAAGTTATCGCCCGCGCGATCCATCGGCTGTCGCCGCGCGGCACGCGTCCCTTCGTTGCGATCAACTGCTCGGCGATCCCCGAGACGCTCATTGAAAACGAGTTGTTCGGCCACGAGCGCGGCGCCTTCACCGGCGCGACCGAACGCAAGATTGGCCTGATCGAGAGCGCGGACAAATCCACACTGTTTCTCGACGAAATCGCCGACCTCGGGATCAGCGTGCAGGCCAAGCTGTTACGCGTACTGCAGGAGCGCGAGGTGCGCCGGGTGGGGGGTAATGAATCGGTGCGCGTCGACGTGCGGCTGCTCTCGGCCTCGAATCGCAACCTCGCCGACGAAGTCGCCGAAGAGCGCTTCCGCGAAGATCTCTACTACCGCGTGAACGTCGTCACGATCACGCTGCCGCCGCTGCGCGAGCGCCGCGCGGACATCCCGCTGCTGGCGAATCACACGCTGGCGCGCTTCACCCATCTCGCCGACGGACGCACGAAAGAACTCAGCCGCGAAGCGATGGAAGTGCTGATCGACTATGCGTGGCCGGGCAATGTCCGCCAACTCGAGTCGGCGCTCGAGCGCGCCATCCTGTTATGTGAAGGCGACAAGATTCTTCCGCGCGACCTGCCGCAAGAGGTCCTGCAGCGCCGCGCCGCCGGCCGGGCGGACAAGGCCCGCATTTCGGATCGCTTCGAAATTCCCGCCGAAGGGATCAATTTCGAGCGTTTTGAACGCGACCTGATAATTCAGTCGATGGAGAAAAACGACTGGGTGATCGCGAAAGCTGCGAAGATGCTCGGGATGAGTTACCGCACCCTCCAGTATCGGCTCGACAAGTTCGGACTCGGCAAGCCGGACGGCAAGGGCGGCGCGCCGCCAGAACCCGCAAAAGCCTGA